The sequence below is a genomic window from uncultured Stenotrophomonas sp..
TTGAGGATGGCGATGGTGGAGGCCAGGCCGGCGCCGAGTATCCAGGCGAAGTACCACATGCGTTGACTCCTTAGGCTGTCGTGGAGGGTCAGTAGGCGTTGGGGTTGTCGCCCATTTCTTCCAGCGTGGTCTTGCCCTTGAGTACGCGGTAGACCCAACTGGTGTAGGCGATGACGATGGGCAGCAGTACGGCGGTGACCAGCAGCATCACCCACAGCGTCAGGCGGCTGGAGGAGGCGTCCCACACGGTCAGGCCGGCGCCGGGCTGGGTGGAGGAGGGCAACAGGAACGGGAAGATCGCCAGGCCCACGGTGAGGATGATGCCGGCGATCGAGATACCCGAGGCGACGAAAGCCTGCCCGCCGCGGTGCGCGCGCAGCAGCAGTGCCGCCGCCAGCGCGCCGAGCAGGCCCGCGGCCGGCGCCAGCAGCGTGGCCGGCATCGCACTGTAGTTGTACATCCAGCCGCCGCTGGCGGTGACCTGCACGCTCTTCAGCAGCGGGTTGCTGGCGCCGTCGGTGGCCAGCGGCGAGGTGATGGCATGGCCGGGCAGCAGCAGCGCCACGCAGATGCCGCCGGCGGCGAACAGGACGAATCCCGCCAACGCGGCGATGCTGCCGTAGCGGGCGGCGCGCTCGGCTACCGCGCCGTCGGTCTTGAGCACCAGCATCGCCGCGCCGTGGGCGATGAACATTGCCACCGCAAGCAGGCCGGCGAGCAGTGCGAACGGGGTCAGCAGGCCGAAGAAGCCGCCGGTGTAGAACACCCGCTGGCTGTCGTCGAAATGGAACGGCACGCCCAGCAGCACGTTGCCCATCGCCACGCCCATCACCAGTGCCGGCACGAAGCCGCCGACGAACAGCGCCCGGTCCCAGTTGTCGCGCCAGCGCTGGCCGGGCAGCTTGCCGCGGTACTTGAAGCCGACCGGGCGCAGGATCAGTGCGAACAGGATCAGGAACATCGCCAGGTAGAAGCCGGAGAAACTCACCGCGTACAACGGCGGCCATGCGGCGAAGATCGCGCCGCCGCCCAGCACCAGCCATACCTGGTTGCCTTCCCAGACGGGGCCCACCACGTTGATCACCACGCGGCGCTCAACGTCGGTGCGGGCC
It includes:
- a CDS encoding Cyd operon protein YbgT, translated to MWYFAWILGAGLASTIAILNGMWFEAREQRRTEARR
- the cydB gene encoding cytochrome d terminal oxidase, subunit II (Evidence 2a : Function of homologous gene experimentally demonstrated in an other organism; PubMedId : 2843510, 3138232; Product type c : carrier), translating into MDFILLDYTTLRLVWWLLLGVLLIGFAVMDGFDLGVAALLPVVARTDVERRVVINVVGPVWEGNQVWLVLGGGAIFAAWPPLYAVSFSGFYLAMFLILFALILRPVGFKYRGKLPGQRWRDNWDRALFVGGFVPALVMGVAMGNVLLGVPFHFDDSQRVFYTGGFFGLLTPFALLAGLLAVAMFIAHGAAMLVLKTDGAVAERAARYGSIAALAGFVLFAAGGICVALLLPGHAITSPLATDGASNPLLKSVQVTASGGWMYNYSAMPATLLAPAAGLLGALAAALLLRAHRGGQAFVASGISIAGIILTVGLAIFPFLLPSSTQPGAGLTVWDASSSRLTLWVMLLVTAVLLPIVIAYTSWVYRVLKGKTTLEEMGDNPNAY